One Cuculus canorus isolate bCucCan1 chromosome 1, bCucCan1.pri, whole genome shotgun sequence DNA segment encodes these proteins:
- the LOC128851753 gene encoding trypsin I-P1-like yields the protein MKFFLFVTFVGVAVAFPINDDDDKIVGGYTCAANSVPYQVSLNSGYHFCGGSLINSQWVLSAAHCYKYRFRVQLGKHNLALTESTEQLISVAKVIRYPGYRAATLDNDIMLIKLAQPAQLTRAVQTVSLPTSCVDAGTTCLISGWGNTLSDGHLYPDTLQCLEAPVLSSSECSNAYYPMEITNNMICVGFLEGGKDSCQNDSGGPVVCNGQLQGIVSWGIGCAKKGYPGVYTKVCNFVSWIEENHGFQLKHSCSTSPTFSPHHFLLFWD from the exons ATGAAGTTCTTCCTCTTTGTCACCTTTGTTGGCGTGGCTG TTGCCTTCCCCATCAACGATGATGATGACAAGATCGTGGGAGGCTACACCTGTGCAGCAAACTCCGTCCCTTACCAGGTGTCCCTGAATTCTGGGTATCACTTCTGTGGAGGTTCCCTCATCAACAGCCAGTGGGTCCTGTCGGCTGCTCACTGCTACAAGTA tcgCTTCCGAGTGCAGCTCGGGAAACACAACCTGGCGCTTACAGAATCCACCGAGCAGCTTATCAGTGTAGCTAAAGTCATCCGCTACCCTGGCTACAGGGCTGCAACACTGGACAATGACATTATGCTCATCAAGCTTGCCCAACCAGCCCAGCTCACCCGAGCCGTCCAAACAGTTTCTCTGCCTACCAGCTGTGTGGATGCAGGCACCACATGCCTCATCTCTGGATGGGGCAACACACTCAGCGATGGCC ATCTATATCCAGACACCCTGCAGTGCCTGGAGGCTCCTGTGCTCTCCTCAAGTGAGTGCAGCAATGCTTATTACCCTATGGAAATTACCAACAACATGATTTGCGTAGGATTCCTCGAGGGAGGGAAAGACTCCTGCCAG AATGATTCCGGCGGTCCAGTAGTCTGCAATGGGCAGCTCCAGGGCATTGTTTCTTGGGGTATTGGATGTGCAAAGAAAGGCTATCCTGGAGTTTACACTAAGGTTTGCAATTTTGTCTCCTGGATTGAAGAAAACCATGGCTTCCAACTGAAACACTCTTGCTCTACGTCACCTACTTTTTCTCCtcatcattttcttctcttttgggactga